One window of the Candidatus Margulisiibacteriota bacterium genome contains the following:
- the lepB gene encoding signal peptidase I has product MLRFKHWLLDWTETIVVALALALVIRAFFLQVFWIPSGSMEPTLDINDRIVVNKVIYHFRAPQRLETVVFRGVSDTSLQKKDLIKRLIGLPGETLVIKDGVININGQPLVETHTMNQDYANFGPVTIPSDSYFVMGDNRPASADSRYWGFLPKKNLIGPAFLRIWPLSKSGLI; this is encoded by the coding sequence ATGTTGCGGTTTAAGCACTGGTTATTAGACTGGACTGAGACGATCGTTGTCGCCCTAGCCCTCGCTTTGGTCATCCGGGCGTTTTTTCTCCAAGTTTTCTGGATTCCCTCCGGTTCAATGGAGCCGACCCTCGACATCAATGACCGGATCGTGGTCAACAAGGTCATTTATCATTTCCGCGCCCCCCAGCGCCTGGAGACCGTTGTTTTCCGCGGCGTGTCCGATACCAGCCTGCAGAAAAAGGACCTGATCAAGCGGCTGATCGGTTTGCCGGGGGAGACGCTGGTGATCAAGGATGGCGTGATCAATATCAACGGCCAACCGTTGGTCGAAACGCACACCATGAACCAGGATTACGCTAATTTCGGTCCGGTCACCATCCCGTCCGACTCGTATTTCGTCATGGGTGACAACCGCCCCGCCTCGGCTGACAGCCGTTACTGGGGTTTCCTCCCGAAAAAGAACCTGATCGGCCCCGCTTTTCTCCGCATTTGGCCGCTGTCCAAGTCTGGCCTCATCTAG
- the rplS gene encoding 50S ribosomal protein L19: MGVIEDIEQSQMKRKLPAFKPGDTVKVFSKIIEGSKERVQGFEGIVIKRGGAGVRVNFTVRKLVQGVGVERTFPLYSPKIERVEILKSGKVRRAKLYYMRKRIGSRATRIEEAGQQAPTDVAV; encoded by the coding sequence ATGGGCGTTATTGAAGATATCGAACAGTCACAGATGAAACGCAAGTTACCGGCTTTTAAGCCTGGAGACACAGTTAAGGTCTTCTCCAAGATCATTGAGGGGAGCAAAGAGCGGGTCCAGGGCTTTGAGGGGATCGTCATCAAACGAGGCGGGGCCGGTGTCCGCGTCAATTTTACCGTCCGCAAGCTGGTCCAGGGGGTAGGGGTAGAGAGAACTTTCCCACTCTATTCGCCGAAAATTGAACGTGTCGAAATTTTGAAAAGCGGCAAGGTTCGCCGCGCCAAGCTTTATTATATGAGGAAGAGGATCGGCAGCCGCGCTACTCGCATTGAAGAAGCCGGACAACAGGCTCCAACTGATGTTGCGGTTTAA